AATAGCTATGAAGATTCGCAATGTGTTTTTCTCGATGATTGTTGCCCTGGCCGCCACGAACGCGGCACACGCCGAAGTCGCGCCGGCGTCGTCGGTCGATGCCGCCTATAGCGCCTATGAGCGCGAAGCGGCGCGGCTGGAAAACAAGCTGGACGTAATTCAAGAAGGCATGAAAGACCTAAGCCGTCCGGTCACACAGGAGACGGCGCGAACGCTGGAATTGCAGCTTGCCGTTCTCAAGGCGCGGCATGATGTTGCGCTCGGCAAGTATCTTGCCGAAGCGGCCAAGCAGCAGAAGCCGTAACGAGCGCACCAGGAACGACAAGGGCGGCCAACTGGCCGCCCTTGTCACTTCCCCCGGTGTGGATCTCGCATCGTCATTTCCGGCGATGAGATCCACCTGCAGCACCGCCAGAAATGGCGATGCTGGCCAGCTCCCCTACCCTTCCAGGCCGTGCATGGCCCTGGCCTGCGCCGCGACTTCGCGGGCGTGCTCGATATAGTCCAGGTCGCCGCTGGTTTCGGCGTGGGCCAGGAACGCGGCTATAGCTTCGGCCGTTTGTAAATCCTCGGGCAACAACTCACGACCCACTGCCGGCGCATCCACCCATTCGCGTTGTTCTGGCGGCAATGGGTATTCGCCGGAGGCTTCGGCCAACAGCTCGGACAAGGTGTAGCGTGGCCTGGTCATCGGCGGGCCTCATCGAGTACGGATGCCAGGCGTTCCAGGTCATCAACCGGGTGCGCCCGGAAGCGGCCGGCCAATAGCTCGCGCAAGGCGGCCGGTGTCAGTCCGAGAGCCGTAGCCGCCTGGTCGTTCGACAACTGGCGCGCCTTTATGGTTTGGCTGATCTTGGTTACGAGCCGGGCCTTTGCCTGCATTTCGGCGGCGTCGGGGTAGCCAAGATCGGCATAGACGTTCGT
The sequence above is drawn from the Chitinivorax sp. B genome and encodes:
- a CDS encoding Growth regulator; translation: MTRPRYTLSELLAEASGEYPLPPEQREWVDAPAVGRELLPEDLQTAEAIAAFLAHAETSGDLDYIEHAREVAAQARAMHGLEG
- a CDS encoding XRE family transcriptional regulator; the protein is MSRKETEEAIADSRAGRVSGRFATVGELLADLNADDTPEIHEGSTNVYADLGYPDAAEMQAKARLVTKISQTIKARQLSNDQAATALGLTPAALRELLAGRFRAHPVDDLERLASVLDEARR